Proteins from a single region of uncultured Methanobrevibacter sp.:
- a CDS encoding glycosyltransferase: protein MEKPKISVIMPSLNVGDYMEQCLSSVLNQSLKEIEVICVDAGSTDQTLDIIKKHQESDKRIKIITSDKKSYGHQVNLGLKEAKGIYISIVETDDYIDENMLNDLYEFSQNNTVDIIKANFYYLNDYGDEVELVKDTAKNFLIPNEVFILKEQPLFIEGHPSIWAGIYLREFLEKNNITFLEVPKGGWVDNPFFYETALKAQKIIYLDKQVYYYRITNPNSSTNDFNDNTLPMKRILDIYDVLEENKVKDENIILFFYKRLFRYIEIILESNDNDLYSLDYETCCYIQKVLKKVDSNLVRCELISNFKVLYYKFMSPLLLQHFEENK from the coding sequence ATGGAAAAACCTAAAATTTCAGTCATAATGCCTTCTTTAAATGTTGGAGACTATATGGAACAATGTCTTTCTAGTGTTTTGAACCAATCATTAAAAGAAATTGAAGTAATTTGTGTGGATGCCGGATCTACTGACCAAACTTTAGATATAATTAAAAAACATCAAGAAAGTGATAAACGGATTAAAATTATAACTTCTGATAAAAAAAGTTATGGGCATCAGGTTAATTTGGGATTAAAAGAAGCTAAAGGAATTTACATTAGTATTGTTGAAACTGATGATTATATTGATGAAAATATGTTAAATGATTTATATGAGTTTTCACAAAATAATACAGTTGATATTATTAAAGCTAATTTTTATTATTTAAATGATTATGGTGATGAAGTAGAACTAGTGAAAGATACTGCTAAAAATTTTTTAATTCCAAATGAAGTATTTATATTAAAAGAACAACCTTTATTCATTGAAGGCCATCCTTCTATTTGGGCGGGAATTTATTTAAGAGAATTTTTAGAAAAAAATAATATCACTTTTTTAGAAGTACCTAAAGGAGGATGGGTTGATAATCCTTTCTTTTATGAAACTGCTTTAAAAGCTCAAAAGATAATTTATTTAGATAAACAGGTTTATTATTATAGGATAACAAATCCTAATTCCTCCACAAATGATTTTAATGATAATACTTTACCCATGAAAAGAATTTTAGATATATATGATGTTTTAGAAGAAAATAAAGTTAAGGATGAGAATATTATTTTGTTTTTTTATAAAAGATTATTCAGATATATTGAAATAATTCTTGAAAGTAATGATAATGATTTATATTCATTAGATTATGAAACTTGTTGTTATATTCAAAAGGTATTAAAAAAAGTTGATAGTAATTTGGTTAGATGTGAATTAATAAGTAATTTTAAAGTTTTATATTATAAATTCATGTCTCCATTATTGCTCCAACATTTTGAGGAGAATAAGTAA
- a CDS encoding DUF6270 domain-containing protein, whose product MKIKIGILGSCVTRDIFRSVFNNYDEYFEIISSLERVSLISLMDIDHSIEFNEKDIQIYPLNDNNKFRSERLRHDLSKDFIRSIGENIDYLIIDEFFEAYFGVIKINDTYITNNFWDYPDTAFYETIDEKNKLTLYHNFLEYYILWRNSCDVFFDYFHENFPNVKIILNKVKLSSKVLKDDGSYYIDEIFQRELENYNPLIRVLENYLEKNHDVLVVDCTKDVRVNENHIWGKGFVNYCDEFYINAFEKILEIINENQLNNKMLNDDSNSELNQEDYSYINVAQDSKLNEYLEIKKYLFEESSVDSNFVDINRLRDYLKYLSKNNFMNLSTDLQESSFNELIKINRFIVDNKVSFDEETKNIENEINSQYFNENAEFLIKYLESRIDIKNYGNETNDIVLLKSNDSSLKFTQPSWFKNENGIGAVISSVKGDLNLSFKCVNDGRLVIGFKSIDYKDKTGNRIPIYIDYNEILVNNNVIVGESQVSWHDSPFIFEKDVKDGEIINIKVRWGPINYKSNLFLETDYEKLINNFYEARIDVKNVGKENNDLILVDCDDSLSHIYKPIWFKDEFGVGTVVNSSSGNINISFKCINDGNLNIDFRAIDFKDRNNKRIPIFIDYTKIRVNDVDIIEDNISVWHDAPFVYNMEVENNQIINIQAEWKPLSENSNLPLIQEDNMRINSKDGEINKLKNELDKLNSENKELNNLKVKLLSSIG is encoded by the coding sequence ATGAAGATTAAAATAGGAATATTGGGTTCTTGTGTTACAAGGGATATTTTTCGTTCAGTGTTTAATAATTATGATGAATATTTTGAAATTATTTCCTCATTAGAAAGGGTTTCATTAATAAGTTTAATGGATATTGACCATTCTATAGAATTTAATGAGAAAGATATTCAAATTTATCCTTTAAATGATAATAATAAATTTAGATCTGAGAGATTGAGGCATGATTTATCTAAAGATTTTATTAGGAGTATCGGTGAAAATATTGATTATTTAATTATTGATGAATTTTTTGAAGCTTACTTTGGTGTAATAAAAATAAATGACACTTATATCACTAACAATTTTTGGGATTATCCTGATACTGCATTTTATGAAACAATTGATGAAAAAAATAAATTAACTTTATACCATAATTTCTTAGAGTATTATATTTTATGGAGAAATAGTTGTGATGTTTTTTTTGATTATTTTCATGAAAATTTTCCAAATGTTAAAATTATTCTAAATAAAGTTAAGTTATCTTCTAAAGTATTAAAAGACGATGGTTCTTATTATATCGATGAAATTTTTCAAAGAGAATTAGAAAACTATAATCCTTTAATAAGGGTACTGGAAAATTATTTAGAAAAAAATCATGATGTGCTTGTTGTTGATTGTACAAAAGATGTTAGGGTAAATGAAAATCATATATGGGGCAAAGGTTTTGTCAATTATTGTGATGAATTTTATATTAATGCTTTTGAAAAAATATTGGAGATAATTAATGAAAATCAATTAAACAATAAAATGTTGAATGATGACTCTAATTCTGAATTGAATCAGGAAGATTATAGTTATATTAACGTAGCACAGGACTCTAAACTAAATGAATATTTAGAAATAAAAAAATACCTTTTTGAAGAATCATCTGTGGATAGTAATTTTGTAGATATTAATCGATTAAGAGATTATCTCAAGTATCTTTCTAAAAACAATTTTATGAATCTAAGTACTGACCTTCAAGAGTCATCATTCAACGAATTAATAAAAATTAATAGATTCATAGTTGATAATAAAGTATCTTTCGATGAAGAAACTAAAAATATTGAGAATGAAATAAATTCACAATATTTCAATGAAAATGCTGAATTTTTAATTAAATATCTAGAATCAAGAATCGATATTAAAAATTATGGCAATGAAACAAATGATATTGTTCTGTTAAAATCCAATGATTCTAGTTTGAAATTCACACAACCCTCTTGGTTTAAGAATGAAAATGGTATTGGGGCTGTGATTAGTAGTGTCAAAGGTGATTTAAATTTATCTTTCAAATGTGTGAATGATGGCAGGTTAGTTATTGGATTCAAATCTATAGATTATAAAGATAAAACTGGAAACAGAATACCAATTTATATTGATTATAATGAAATATTGGTAAATAATAATGTTATTGTTGGGGAAAGCCAAGTGTCTTGGCATGATTCTCCTTTCATTTTCGAAAAAGATGTTAAAGATGGGGAAATAATAAATATTAAAGTTAGATGGGGTCCAATTAACTATAAGAGTAATCTTTTTTTAGAAACGGATTATGAAAAATTAATAAATAATTTTTATGAAGCCCGCATTGATGTTAAAAATGTTGGAAAGGAAAATAATGATTTAATTTTAGTTGATTGTGATGATTCTTTAAGCCATATTTATAAACCTATTTGGTTTAAAGATGAATTTGGTGTTGGGACTGTCGTTAATAGTAGTTCTGGAAATATTAATATTTCTTTTAAATGTATAAATGATGGTAATTTAAATATTGATTTTAGAGCTATAGATTTTAAGGATAGGAATAATAAAAGAATCCCAATTTTCATTGATTATACTAAAATACGAGTTAATGATGTTGATATCATTGAAGATAATATCAGTGTTTGGCATGATGCTCCTTTTGTTTATAATATGGAAGTTGAAAATAATCAAATTATCAACATTCAAGCAGAATGGAAACCATTAAGTGAAAATAGTAATTTACCGTTAATTCAGGAGGATAACATGAGGATTAATTCAAAGGATGGTGAAATAAATAAATTAAAAAATGAACTCGACAAGTTAAATAGTGAAAATAAAGAATTGAACAATCTTAAAGTTAAACTCTTAAGTTCCATAGGTTAA
- a CDS encoding DapH/DapD/GlmU-related protein produces the protein METVNSQKDIENLDKNRIEGNPIITNSTITFKGNNNILYCEGNVKLNNAKFAFEGSNSIVYLSSSMNSQYSFTLVIYNDSTFFIGREGNMSSPVNINIQENQNVIIGADCSLSSGVNIRTADIHPIYDNQTKQRINFAQSVFIGDHVWIGHLAYISRGVKIGSGAIVENNSFIPHNAKIRSNSLVVGNPAKIEKQNVFYTKEFLGYHRAEDSLNTHEYKSDVFIYEFVNKETLNMNQIDKILKELDINSRLEFIQKLFVRNKRKNRFTIN, from the coding sequence ATGGAAACTGTAAACTCTCAAAAAGATATTGAAAATTTAGATAAAAATAGAATTGAAGGAAATCCTATAATTACTAATTCCACCATCACATTTAAAGGTAATAATAACATATTATACTGTGAAGGTAATGTAAAACTTAATAATGCAAAATTTGCATTTGAAGGAAGCAATTCAATTGTTTATCTTTCATCATCAATGAACTCACAGTATTCATTTACTTTAGTAATATACAATGATTCTACATTTTTCATTGGAAGAGAAGGAAATATGTCTTCTCCAGTCAATATTAACATCCAAGAAAATCAAAATGTAATTATTGGTGCGGATTGTAGTCTTTCAAGTGGAGTAAATATCAGAACTGCAGACATCCATCCAATTTATGACAACCAAACAAAACAAAGAATTAACTTTGCTCAAAGTGTTTTTATTGGAGACCATGTTTGGATTGGACATTTAGCTTACATTTCTAGAGGAGTTAAAATAGGTTCAGGTGCAATTGTAGAGAATAATTCATTTATTCCCCATAATGCAAAAATTCGTTCAAATTCATTGGTTGTTGGAAATCCAGCTAAAATCGAAAAACAAAATGTTTTTTATACAAAAGAATTTTTAGGATATCATCGAGCGGAAGATTCCCTAAATACCCATGAGTATAAAAGTGACGTTTTCATATATGAATTTGTTAATAAAGAAACATTAAATATGAATCAGATTGATAAAATTTTAAAAGAATTGGATATTAATTCTAGACTAGAATTTATCCAAAAATTATTTGTCAGAAATAAACGTAAAAATAGATTCACAATTAACTAA
- a CDS encoding glycosyltransferase translates to MVEISILLYVHNCENFLKESLHSLINQTFSDFEIFCIDDESDDDSLEILDSYSKKDARIRFVSIKYMGFSKAMNKAMSFVDGKYIYIMKPSTFLKFNALDILYNHAEKTESDIIFTDVNYQYENMYYNKSDSIYQIQQNISNQVFNYKELNNLIFSIDPSLENKFYRLKFIKNGELKFSEDLKYPEYLFFYNSLLSADKISYVQEFLFDYKKPFEFLKRDEIKIGNIFKEYDLILKKFSEINEFAVYKHYFLELKLSFFMREYSRIKEDYKENFFNIFRNDLIDTFLSGEFEDESIEFLSDFNRKIFEQILISENIYEFYLLRKNLFITTEFNNIINRKAFLKSVHN, encoded by the coding sequence ATGGTTGAAATATCTATATTATTATATGTTCATAATTGTGAAAATTTTCTAAAAGAATCATTACATAGTCTCATTAATCAAACTTTTTCTGATTTTGAAATATTTTGTATTGATGATGAATCTGATGATGATTCTTTGGAAATATTAGATTCATATTCGAAAAAAGATGCACGTATTAGATTCGTATCTATTAAATATATGGGATTTTCTAAAGCAATGAATAAAGCAATGAGTTTTGTTGATGGAAAATATATTTATATCATGAAACCTTCAACCTTTTTAAAATTTAATGCCCTGGATATTCTTTATAATCACGCTGAAAAAACTGAATCAGATATTATTTTTACAGATGTAAATTATCAATATGAAAATATGTATTATAATAAATCAGATTCAATATATCAAATTCAACAAAATATCAGTAATCAAGTTTTTAATTATAAAGAGTTAAATAATTTAATATTCTCAATTGATCCCTCTTTAGAAAATAAATTTTACAGATTAAAGTTTATAAAAAATGGGGAATTAAAGTTTTCTGAAGATTTAAAATACCCGGAATATTTGTTTTTTTATAACTCATTATTGTCTGCTGATAAAATTTCATATGTGCAAGAATTTTTATTTGATTATAAAAAACCATTTGAATTTTTAAAAAGAGATGAAATCAAAATTGGAAATATTTTTAAAGAATATGACTTAATATTAAAAAAGTTTAGTGAAATTAATGAATTTGCTGTTTATAAACATTATTTTTTAGAATTGAAACTTAGTTTTTTTATGAGGGAATACAGTAGAATTAAAGAAGATTATAAAGAAAATTTCTTTAATATTTTTAGAAATGATTTAATAGATACATTTTTAAGTGGGGAATTTGAAGATGAATCAATTGAATTTTTGTCAGATTTTAATAGAAAAATTTTTGAACAAATATTGATTAGTGAAAATATTTATGAATTTTATTTACTTAGGAAAAATTTATTTATTACAACTGAATTTAATAATATTATTAATCGAAAAGCTTTTTTAAAATCAGTACATAATTAA
- a CDS encoding glycosyltransferase, with protein MIFMISIIIPMFNQENCINICLNSLIKQSYKNFEVICIDDASTDNTVKILEYFSKKDSRIKIYKNKTRKGEEYCKNKGLETSKGENVIFLNANEWLSFNTLDLLSQESEHIIEKNSSNKISNFRKETPNLKHKNEIEHYKTNIQKIKDDKTKIQKKLAKFTKPEIFNKIKNNDYTNLTIAIKSPHPEGTTHWGELFFSNAIKKSFEKFGFNVIIQEREHWYDEKDIDIALVLRGELEYEPDYSNLNIMWNISHPKSILKEEYEKYDYVFISSNKYVDKLKNKVNTNVHALLQCTDPDVFYPEKDKYFSDEILFVGVTRGVYREIVKDILKTKHDVSIYGMGWEEFIDEKYVKGYFIPNDELHKYYSSCKILLNDHWDDMRDEDFPSNRLFDALSCGTFVISDNIPSAKTLFEGGIVTYDNVNDLNNKINYYLEHEDERIKIAKKGQKIVLENHTFDNRIIEIISVIKENNP; from the coding sequence ATGATTTTTATGATTTCAATTATTATACCAATGTTTAACCAAGAAAATTGCATTAATATTTGTTTAAATAGTTTAATAAAACAATCCTATAAAAATTTTGAAGTAATATGCATTGATGATGCATCCACAGACAATACAGTAAAAATTTTAGAGTATTTCTCAAAAAAAGATTCAAGAATAAAAATTTATAAAAATAAAACAAGAAAAGGTGAAGAATATTGTAAAAATAAAGGATTAGAAACTTCAAAAGGAGAAAATGTAATCTTTTTAAATGCTAATGAATGGTTAAGTTTTAATACATTAGATTTACTTTCACAGGAATCCGAACACATTATAGAAAAAAATTCATCTAATAAAATTTCAAATTTTAGAAAAGAGACCCCTAACTTAAAACATAAAAATGAAATAGAACATTACAAAACAAATATTCAAAAAATAAAAGATGACAAAACAAAAATACAAAAAAAATTAGCTAAATTCACAAAACCTGAAATTTTCAATAAAATTAAAAATAATGATTATACTAATTTAACAATTGCTATTAAATCCCCCCATCCCGAAGGAACAACCCACTGGGGAGAATTATTTTTCTCAAATGCTATTAAAAAATCATTTGAAAAGTTTGGATTTAATGTTATCATCCAAGAAAGAGAACATTGGTATGATGAAAAAGATATTGATATTGCATTAGTTTTAAGAGGCGAATTAGAATATGAACCAGATTATTCTAATCTCAATATTATGTGGAATATTTCCCACCCCAAATCAATTTTAAAAGAAGAATATGAAAAATATGATTATGTATTTATTTCTTCAAATAAATATGTTGATAAACTTAAAAATAAAGTAAATACTAATGTGCATGCATTATTGCAATGTACTGATCCAGATGTATTTTATCCTGAAAAAGATAAATATTTTTCAGATGAAATATTATTTGTAGGAGTTACAAGAGGGGTTTATAGAGAAATCGTTAAAGATATCTTAAAAACAAAACATGATGTTTCCATTTATGGAATGGGATGGGAAGAATTCATTGATGAAAAATATGTTAAAGGTTATTTTATTCCAAATGATGAATTGCATAAATATTACTCTTCTTGCAAAATACTTTTAAATGACCATTGGGACGATATGCGTGATGAAGATTTCCCATCTAATAGACTATTTGATGCATTATCATGTGGAACATTTGTTATATCAGATAATATTCCATCCGCTAAGACTTTATTTGAAGGAGGAATTGTAACTTATGACAATGTAAATGATTTAAATAATAAAATTAATTATTATCTAGAACATGAAGATGAAAGAATTAAAATTGCTAAAAAAGGTCAGAAAATAGTTTTAGAGAATCATACATTTGATAATAGAATTATTGAAATTATATCAGTAATAAAAGAAAATAACCCCTAA
- a CDS encoding glycosyltransferase family 2 protein → MFKKLKVGLGISMVAVSIIMPVYNSSNFLNKSIESIQKQTLKDIEIICVDDGSTDDSIDVLNDLNKKYGNIKIICQENSGPGMARNMGIKNAQGEYIAFLDSDDIFLDADALETMYNLGKVKDFNLVCANLKWINQDYTIDTHYDFLNSRFKYFYKKEIFKSEEYGIPFAFYRNLFKRSFLEENNIIFPDLRFGEDPVFMVNVLVNLNEFFATSLDLYGYNHSMGGGVNEKINNYEKKFAYLKHFKDIFDILKMHNFNSIFSIYKIEFIDYLVYSNNIHDKEIKKIIKNLFENYKDYFDEEEYGFFIMDYLIKY, encoded by the coding sequence ATGTTTAAGAAATTAAAAGTAGGTTTAGGGATTTCAATGGTTGCTGTATCAATAATAATGCCAGTTTATAATAGTTCTAATTTTTTAAATAAATCTATTGAGAGTATTCAAAAACAAACATTAAAAGACATTGAAATTATTTGTGTCGATGATGGATCAACTGATGATTCAATAGATGTTTTAAATGATTTAAATAAGAAATATGGAAATATTAAGATTATCTGTCAAGAAAATTCGGGTCCTGGAATGGCTAGAAATATGGGAATAAAAAATGCTCAAGGGGAATATATTGCATTTTTAGATAGTGATGATATTTTTTTGGATGCTGATGCATTAGAAACAATGTATAATTTAGGTAAAGTAAAAGATTTTAATCTAGTTTGTGCTAATCTAAAATGGATTAACCAAGATTATACAATTGATACTCATTATGATTTTCTTAATTCAAGATTTAAATATTTTTATAAAAAAGAAATTTTTAAATCTGAAGAATATGGTATTCCTTTTGCATTTTATAGAAATTTATTTAAAAGAAGTTTTCTTGAAGAAAATAACATTATTTTTCCGGATTTACGATTTGGTGAAGATCCGGTTTTTATGGTTAATGTTTTAGTAAATCTTAATGAATTCTTTGCTACATCTCTTGATTTATATGGGTATAATCATTCCATGGGAGGGGGTGTTAATGAAAAAATCAATAATTATGAAAAAAAATTTGCTTACCTAAAACATTTTAAAGATATTTTTGATATTTTAAAAATGCATAATTTTAATTCAATTTTTTCTATCTATAAAATAGAATTCATAGATTATTTAGTTTATTCAAATAATATTCACGATAAAGAAATTAAGAAAATTATAAAAAATTTATTTGAAAATTATAAAGATTATTTCGATGAAGAAGAATATGGTTTCTTTATAATGGATTATCTGATTAAATATTAA
- a CDS encoding bifunctional 2-polyprenyl-6-hydroxyphenol methylase/3-demethylubiquinol 3-O-methyltransferase UbiG produces MHKNSHSKMEWFKNTYLNITNKLDILDVGSLDGKGNYNYSDIFDEENWTYTGLDFKDGNNVDIVVTDIYNWFEIEDNSYDVIISGQLFEHLEFFWLTMSQIERVLKPGGYVCIIVPSAGPRHGGNTPNCYLFYEDGMKALAKYVDLNVLHASVDEREEAAPWNDACLVAQKAGTYANNDTKELENRMNNLEKKLDTILDAINK; encoded by the coding sequence ATGCATAAAAATTCACATTCAAAAATGGAATGGTTTAAAAATACTTATTTAAACATTACAAATAAATTAGACATCCTTGATGTAGGGTCATTAGATGGTAAAGGAAACTACAATTATTCGGATATTTTTGATGAAGAAAATTGGACATATACCGGTTTAGATTTTAAAGATGGTAACAATGTAGACATTGTTGTAACTGATATTTATAACTGGTTTGAAATAGAAGACAACAGTTATGATGTAATCATTTCAGGACAATTATTTGAACACCTAGAATTTTTCTGGCTTACAATGTCTCAAATTGAAAGAGTTTTAAAACCTGGAGGATATGTTTGTATTATTGTACCATCAGCAGGTCCAAGACATGGGGGAAACACACCTAATTGTTACCTTTTCTATGAAGACGGAATGAAAGCACTTGCAAAATATGTTGATTTGAATGTTCTTCATGCATCTGTAGATGAGAGGGAAGAAGCAGCACCTTGGAATGATGCGTGTTTAGTAGCACAAAAAGCAGGGACTTATGCGAATAATGACACTAAAGAACTTGAAAATCGAATGAACAATTTAGAAAAAAAATTAGACACTATTTTGGATGCCATTAATAAATAA
- a CDS encoding glycosyltransferase: MKYGDYEKEKKKTYDKVTIHQLINFEENVGNIKISVVVPIFNVEDYIGACLDSILNQTFKEFEVICVNDGSTDSSLDILKEYATKDKRIKIINKDNAGYGHTMNLGMDMASGEYFAIVESDDFILPKMFETLYAVAKKNDLDFVKSDFYQFYGEDNTNILKEYQKIDCSGEFYNKIFSTRENHKMYTLLMNTWTGLYNIDFLRKNNIRHSETPGASYQDNGFWFKTFFHGEKVMFIPEAFYMYRQDNPNSSISNKTKIYAMDVEYDLINNFLDDEGIKKDFLDAFVYAKYHNFHFTMDRIGLEFKKEFLLSTSEQFNLMKNNNELDTSLLNEYDLNILNWIIERPNEYYDFKYNIDSKHYEFLKKYLQCRIDIKNLGSNDNDIILIETTDPLQNFYAPDWFNNDIGVGHVLESNTGSLELSFKCVNDGTINFDFRGIDYADRKGYRIPIYIDYTEIIIDDEILVSGSRVSWHDNPFNFQKKVLNGQIINVQVKWKPLNVNSMFKFITDYERLLNILTNCRIDIKNEGESNNDIRFLKSSGLYDVSKPEWFNDNLGVGSILTSNKGILDLSFECINDGHLKLNFRSTDLRNKTCDRIPIFIEYQDIKIDGESIIDDNVVVWHDRPLFYDKMVKNGQIINIKLKWAHLSNTLEFKDIEVKKLKKEIEDLTIKNNELKEFNDKLLKNIS; this comes from the coding sequence ATGAAATATGGTGATTATGAGAAAGAAAAAAAGAAAACCTATGATAAAGTAACAATACATCAATTGATAAATTTTGAAGAGAATGTGGGCAATATAAAAATTTCTGTTGTAGTGCCTATTTTTAATGTTGAAGATTATATTGGAGCATGTTTAGATAGTATTCTTAATCAAACATTTAAAGAATTTGAAGTTATATGTGTGAATGATGGTTCTACGGATTCTTCATTAGATATACTAAAAGAATATGCAACTAAAGATAAGAGGATAAAAATTATCAATAAAGATAATGCAGGATATGGCCATACTATGAATTTGGGGATGGACATGGCATCAGGTGAATATTTTGCAATAGTTGAAAGTGATGATTTTATTTTACCAAAAATGTTTGAAACTTTATATGCAGTTGCTAAAAAAAATGATTTAGATTTTGTTAAAAGTGATTTTTATCAGTTTTATGGTGAAGATAATACTAATATACTTAAAGAGTATCAAAAAATAGATTGTAGTGGAGAATTTTATAATAAAATTTTTTCCACACGTGAAAATCATAAAATGTATACTCTTCTTATGAATACTTGGACTGGTTTATATAATATTGATTTCTTGAGAAAAAACAATATTCGCCATTCCGAAACACCCGGGGCATCTTATCAGGATAATGGTTTTTGGTTTAAAACATTTTTCCATGGGGAAAAGGTTATGTTTATACCAGAAGCTTTTTATATGTACAGACAAGACAACCCTAATTCTTCTATAAGTAATAAGACTAAAATTTATGCTATGGATGTTGAATATGATTTAATCAATAATTTTTTAGATGATGAAGGCATAAAAAAAGATTTTTTAGATGCATTTGTTTATGCTAAATATCACAATTTTCATTTCACAATGGATAGAATTGGTTTGGAATTTAAAAAAGAGTTTTTGTTAAGCACGTCTGAACAGTTTAATTTAATGAAAAACAATAATGAGTTAGATACTTCTTTACTTAATGAATATGATTTGAATATATTAAATTGGATTATTGAAAGGCCTAATGAATATTATGACTTCAAATATAATATTGATTCTAAACATTATGAATTTTTAAAGAAATATTTGCAATGTCGCATAGATATTAAAAATTTAGGTTCGAATGACAATGATATTATTTTAATAGAGACTACTGACCCTTTACAGAATTTTTATGCTCCTGATTGGTTTAACAATGATATTGGAGTAGGTCATGTGCTGGAAAGTAATACTGGTAGTTTGGAATTATCTTTCAAATGTGTAAATGATGGAACAATAAACTTTGATTTTAGAGGAATAGATTATGCAGATCGGAAGGGTTATAGAATTCCAATTTATATTGATTATACAGAAATAATTATTGATGATGAAATTTTAGTTTCTGGAAGTAGAGTATCTTGGCACGACAATCCATTTAATTTCCAAAAAAAGGTTCTAAATGGACAAATTATTAATGTTCAAGTCAAATGGAAACCACTCAATGTTAATAGCATGTTTAAATTCATTACAGATTATGAAAGGCTTTTAAACATATTGACAAATTGCCGCATAGATATTAAAAATGAAGGAGAATCTAATAATGATATAAGGTTCCTTAAATCTAGTGGTTTATATGATGTTTCTAAACCAGAATGGTTTAATGATAATTTGGGAGTAGGTTCAATTTTAACAAGTAACAAGGGGATTTTAGATTTATCATTTGAATGCATAAACGATGGACATTTAAAACTTAATTTTAGATCAACCGATTTAAGGAATAAAACTTGTGATAGAATTCCTATTTTTATTGAGTATCAAGATATAAAAATTGATGGTGAATCTATTATTGATGATAATGTTGTTGTATGGCATGATAGGCCATTATTTTATGATAAAATGGTAAAAAATGGGCAAATTATTAATATTAAATTAAAATGGGCGCATTTAAGTAACACTCTTGAGTTTAAAGACATTGAAGTAAAAAAATTAAAAAAAGAAATTGAAGATTTGACTATTAAAAATAATGAACTAAAAGAATTTAATGATAAATTATTAAAGAATATTTCTTAA